Proteins co-encoded in one Desulfomicrobium macestii genomic window:
- the prxU gene encoding thioredoxin-dependent peroxiredoxin (Most members of this family contain a selenocysteine.), whose protein sequence is MGEELAAGCTRPTAEVEQTPEETVQPATPVQGARPMIQVGKKAPDFSAPAYFNGGFTNVRLSEFLGKWVVLCFYPGDFTFVUATEISAVAEKHAEFEKLGVQVLSMSTDSMFVHKMWVDDELSKMITAKTVPFPMLSDGGGNVGRMYGIYDEAGGVDVRGRFLIDPDGNVQAYEVLTPPVGRNVNETLRQIQAFQLVRESKGTKATPSGWRPGKPVLSPGPGLVGKVWEVWTVDKAFD, encoded by the coding sequence ATGGGAGAAGAATTGGCGGCAGGCTGCACCAGGCCAACAGCCGAGGTCGAGCAGACACCGGAAGAAACGGTTCAACCAGCAACACCAGTCCAAGGAGCGCGCCCCATGATTCAGGTAGGAAAGAAAGCCCCCGACTTCTCGGCCCCGGCCTATTTCAACGGCGGTTTCACCAACGTCAGGCTGTCCGAATTCCTGGGAAAATGGGTGGTTCTGTGCTTTTATCCCGGTGACTTCACCTTTGTCTGAGCGACGGAAATCTCGGCGGTCGCCGAGAAGCACGCGGAATTTGAAAAGCTGGGAGTGCAGGTCCTGTCCATGAGCACGGACAGCATGTTCGTGCACAAGATGTGGGTCGACGACGAACTTTCGAAAATGATCACCGCGAAAACCGTGCCTTTCCCCATGCTGTCCGACGGCGGAGGCAACGTGGGCAGGATGTACGGCATCTACGATGAAGCGGGCGGCGTGGACGTGCGCGGCCGCTTTCTCATCGATCCGGACGGGAATGTGCAGGCCTACGAGGTGCTGACCCCTCCGGTGGGCCGCAACGTCAACGAAACCCTGCGCCAGATCCAGGCCTTCCAGCTGGTGCGCGAAAGCAAGGGCACCAAGGCCACCCCGTCCGGCTGGAGACCCGGCAAGCCTGTTCTGAGCCCTGGTCCGGGCCTGGTCGGCAAGGTCTGGGAAGTCTGGACCGTGGACAAGGCCTTCGACTGA
- a CDS encoding ammonia-forming cytochrome c nitrite reductase subunit c552 gives MRNTRSLIALLAVGCALALSACSEATEPKAPEFKTKLKSDEIKNSAFKAEFPLHYETFLRNNESEIMTEYGGSVAYNKHDNVNPLPEGYKHAQPYLKNLWLGYAFSYEYKAARGHTYAIKDILHIDRLNRYDEKAGLPSTCWNCKTAKMNEWVGQYGDEFWAKDFNQFREQVDMDDNTIGCANCHDPANMELRLYSVPLQDHLKAEGKDFKTLSRNEQRALMCGQCHVEYYFTDPGQGVPKKPVFPWAEGKDPEQIYSYYKGHGDTTIPGFEGNFVDWVHPVSKTPMLKAQHPEYETWFNGVHGAAGVSCADCHMSYTRLDGKKKMSNHHWNSPLKDPDMKACRQCHTDKSPEYLKQRVIYTQDKVWQQLMAAQDISVKAHEAIRMAHEFQGEKPADYDQLMIDAREMCRKGQFFWDYVSAENSVGFHNPTKALDTLAKSQQFSQKAVDIAIKAAAFTTAKALSGDIKELVPPIMEHSRELQMDPEHMASHQWFKYLKVSPKAEKIWEGNKRLIPAPAAS, from the coding sequence ATGCGTAACACCCGATCCCTTATCGCCCTGCTGGCCGTGGGCTGCGCCCTGGCCCTTAGCGCCTGTTCCGAAGCGACTGAACCAAAGGCTCCGGAATTCAAGACCAAGCTCAAATCCGACGAGATCAAGAACTCCGCCTTCAAGGCTGAATTTCCGCTTCATTATGAAACGTTCCTGCGCAACAACGAGTCCGAAATCATGACCGAGTATGGCGGATCCGTCGCCTACAACAAGCACGACAACGTAAATCCCCTGCCCGAAGGCTACAAGCACGCCCAGCCCTACCTGAAGAACCTCTGGCTCGGCTACGCGTTCAGCTACGAGTACAAGGCAGCGCGCGGCCACACCTACGCCATCAAGGACATCCTGCATATCGATCGTTTGAACCGCTACGACGAAAAGGCCGGGCTGCCTTCGACCTGCTGGAATTGCAAGACCGCCAAGATGAACGAATGGGTCGGGCAGTACGGTGACGAATTCTGGGCCAAGGATTTCAATCAGTTCCGGGAGCAGGTCGACATGGACGACAACACCATCGGCTGTGCCAACTGCCACGATCCTGCCAACATGGAGCTGCGCCTCTACTCCGTGCCCCTGCAGGACCACCTGAAGGCCGAGGGCAAGGATTTCAAGACCCTTTCCCGCAACGAGCAGCGCGCCCTGATGTGCGGCCAGTGCCACGTGGAATACTATTTCACCGATCCTGGCCAGGGTGTGCCCAAGAAGCCCGTCTTCCCCTGGGCCGAAGGCAAGGACCCCGAACAGATTTATTCCTATTACAAGGGGCACGGCGATACCACGATCCCCGGTTTCGAAGGCAACTTCGTGGACTGGGTCCACCCCGTGTCCAAGACCCCCATGCTCAAGGCCCAGCACCCCGAATACGAGACCTGGTTCAACGGCGTACATGGCGCGGCAGGTGTCAGCTGCGCCGACTGCCACATGAGCTACACCCGTCTCGACGGCAAGAAGAAGATGTCCAACCACCACTGGAACTCGCCGTTGAAGGACCCGGACATGAAGGCCTGTCGCCAGTGCCATACGGACAAGAGCCCCGAATACCTGAAGCAGCGGGTCATCTACACCCAGGACAAGGTCTGGCAGCAGCTCATGGCCGCCCAGGACATCTCGGTCAAGGCGCATGAAGCCATCCGCATGGCCCATGAATTCCAGGGCGAAAAACCGGCCGATTACGACCAGCTCATGATCGATGCCCGTGAAATGTGCCGCAAGGGCCAATTCTTCTGGGACTACGTGTCCGCCGAGAACAGTGTCGGCTTCCACAACCCGACCAAGGCCCTGGACACCCTGGCCAAGTCCCAGCAGTTCAGCCAGAAAGCCGTGGACATCGCCATCAAGGCGGCGGCCTTCACCACGGCTAAGGCCCTGTCCGGCGACATCAAGGAACTTGTGCCGCCCATCATGGAGCACAGCCGCGAACTGCAGATGGATCCCGAGCACATGGCCAGCCACCAGTGGTTCAAGTATCTCAAAGTCAGCCCCAAGGCCGAAAAGATCTGGGAAGGCAACAAGCGCCTTATCCCGGCTCCTGCCGCCAGCTAG